The following coding sequences are from one Leptolyngbya sp. NIES-3755 window:
- a CDS encoding putative sodium/hydrogen antiporter (ab initio prediction:Prodigal:2.6;~similar to AA sequence:cyanobase_aa:RPA0520) has protein sequence MQGIFIQYICLILIILGLVMIANKLRLAYPIVLVLGGLALSFIAPFSNITIDPELVFLIFLPPLLYEAAWQVSWKEFWRRRGLIIGFAFPIVILTSCVVAVVSSAIIPGFTLALGFLLGGIISPPDAVSATTIMQRVNVPKSMVSLVEGESLLNDASSLIVFRFALATVLTGQFQLHQAAVSFVVGILMGTLIGLVVGLIFYSIHRLLPTTSSIEIVLTLVTPYCMYYFAEHFHVSGVLAVVSGGLLLSSKRDRMLSYRSRIEGVNVWTNLVFVLNGLIFLLIGLELPFVVRQLGSISLGSAIGYGVIISLVLIVTRLLCTLGTSVLMRVMSRFITVSDPNPGWRGPLIFGWTGMRGVVSLASALSIPILTQTGQPFPYRELILFITFIVILITLVFQGLTLPWLIRKVNLRDRFTLIPEPKQEIIIQKKLALASLRFLEEKHSEERTQNEHLNSLFSKLEIDLRFFDRELEESNLARRNRLKDYQSIYLEMLDRRRELLHKMNQRAEFDEALIRKYLALTDVEEFRVREQGLQESDTD, from the coding sequence ATGCAAGGCATTTTCATTCAATACATTTGCCTCATCTTGATCATTCTCGGACTGGTCATGATTGCGAATAAGCTGCGACTGGCTTACCCGATCGTACTTGTATTGGGCGGACTCGCGCTGAGTTTCATCGCTCCGTTTTCCAATATCACCATTGACCCAGAGCTAGTTTTTCTGATCTTCCTCCCACCCTTGCTGTATGAAGCGGCATGGCAAGTCTCGTGGAAGGAATTCTGGAGACGACGAGGGCTAATCATCGGGTTTGCTTTTCCGATCGTGATCTTGACCTCGTGCGTGGTTGCAGTGGTCTCTAGTGCGATCATTCCCGGTTTTACTTTAGCGCTGGGCTTCCTTTTAGGTGGCATTATCTCACCGCCTGATGCCGTTTCTGCAACGACGATCATGCAGCGGGTTAATGTGCCGAAATCGATGGTTAGCTTGGTTGAAGGCGAAAGTCTGCTGAACGATGCTTCTTCGCTGATTGTGTTTCGCTTTGCGTTGGCGACAGTCCTCACTGGACAGTTTCAATTGCATCAGGCAGCCGTTAGCTTCGTTGTCGGTATTTTAATGGGAACCCTGATCGGTCTTGTTGTGGGATTGATTTTCTACAGCATTCATCGTTTATTACCCACCACATCCAGCATCGAAATTGTTTTAACCCTAGTCACGCCCTACTGTATGTATTATTTTGCTGAACACTTTCATGTGTCGGGTGTGCTAGCGGTTGTCAGTGGTGGACTACTTTTATCTAGCAAGCGCGATCGTATGTTGAGCTATCGAAGTCGGATTGAAGGCGTAAATGTCTGGACGAATCTCGTCTTTGTCTTGAACGGACTGATTTTTTTGCTCATCGGACTCGAATTGCCGTTTGTCGTCCGACAGCTTGGCAGTATTAGTTTAGGCAGTGCGATTGGGTATGGAGTAATCATCTCTCTCGTGCTGATCGTAACCAGACTACTTTGCACACTAGGAACTTCCGTTTTGATGAGAGTCATGAGCCGCTTTATCACGGTGTCAGATCCGAATCCGGGATGGAGGGGTCCGTTGATATTTGGTTGGACAGGAATGCGCGGCGTGGTATCACTTGCATCCGCCCTTTCTATCCCGATCCTGACTCAAACAGGACAGCCGTTTCCTTACCGTGAGCTAATTCTCTTTATCACGTTTATTGTTATTCTCATCACCCTGGTTTTTCAAGGATTAACGCTTCCCTGGCTGATCCGCAAAGTCAATCTCAGAGATCGGTTCACTCTCATTCCTGAACCCAAGCAGGAAATCATCATTCAGAAGAAATTAGCACTCGCTTCGCTTCGCTTTTTGGAAGAAAAACACAGTGAAGAGCGTACCCAAAACGAACATTTGAATAGTTTGTTCTCGAAGCTCGAAATCGACCTGAGGTTTTTCGATCGAGAACTCGAAGAATCCAATTTAGCTAGGCGAAACCGACTCAAAGACTATCAATCGATTTACTTAGAAATGCTAGACCGACGACGAGAGTTGCTGCACAAAATGAATCAGCGTGCTGAGTTTGACGAAGCGTTGATCAGAAAGTATCTTGCATTGACCGACGTAGAAGAATTCAGAGTCCGGGAGCAAGGATTACAGGAATCTGACACCGATTGA
- a CDS encoding aldo/keto reductase (similar to AA sequence:cyanobase_aa:Npun_R0571), whose protein sequence is MQKRKLGNSNLEVSAIGLGCMGMSFSYGPPKDTQEMIELLRAAVDRGITFFDTAEVYGPFVNEELVGEALASFRGQIAIATKFGFDISPNSDPRGMTGSPGLNSRPEHIKQAVEGSLKRLRVETIDLLYQHRVDPNVPIEDVAGAVKELIEAGKVKHFGLSEAGAQTIRRAHAVQPVTALQSEYSLWWRKPEAEIIPTLEELGIGLVPYSPLGKGFLTGAIDATTTFDSSDFRSTLPRFTSEALKTNQALIDLLGSIAQHKQATPAQIALSWLLAQKPWIVPIPGTTKLHRLEENIGAVCVELTPDDLRNIDEAAAKITVQGARYPEKLEQMTGR, encoded by the coding sequence ATGCAAAAACGCAAACTTGGAAACAGCAACTTAGAAGTTTCAGCGATCGGGCTGGGCTGTATGGGCATGAGCTTTTCCTATGGTCCGCCCAAAGACACGCAGGAGATGATTGAACTGCTTCGGGCTGCGGTCGATCGCGGTATCACTTTCTTTGATACGGCTGAGGTTTATGGTCCGTTCGTGAATGAAGAACTGGTCGGTGAAGCGCTTGCTTCTTTTCGGGGACAGATTGCGATCGCCACTAAATTCGGGTTTGATATTAGTCCGAATTCCGATCCTCGTGGAATGACGGGTTCGCCCGGACTGAACAGCCGACCGGAACACATCAAGCAAGCTGTGGAGGGTTCGCTCAAGCGGCTCAGAGTTGAAACGATCGACCTACTTTATCAGCACCGCGTTGATCCAAATGTACCGATCGAAGATGTCGCAGGAGCAGTGAAGGAACTAATTGAAGCAGGCAAAGTAAAGCACTTTGGACTCTCTGAAGCTGGAGCACAAACGATCCGTCGTGCCCATGCTGTTCAGCCTGTGACAGCACTTCAGAGTGAATACTCGCTGTGGTGGAGAAAGCCTGAAGCAGAAATCATCCCAACCCTCGAAGAACTTGGAATTGGCTTGGTTCCCTATAGTCCACTCGGTAAAGGCTTTCTCACAGGTGCGATCGATGCCACGACGACCTTCGACAGTTCCGACTTCCGCAGTACCCTACCTCGCTTCACATCAGAAGCACTCAAAACAAATCAGGCTTTGATTGATCTGCTTGGCAGTATTGCCCAACACAAGCAAGCAACTCCGGCTCAGATCGCTCTCTCCTGGCTGCTAGCTCAGAAGCCGTGGATTGTTCCGATTCCAGGAACAACGAAGCTGCATCGCTTAGAGGAAAACATTGGAGCAGTCTGCGTCGAACTTACGCCTGACGATCTGCGGAACATCGATGAAGCTGCTGCTAAAATTACAGTTCAAGGCGCAAGATACCCGGAAAAGCTGGAGCAAATGACGGGTCGCTGA
- a CDS encoding aldo/keto reductase (similar to AA sequence:cyanobase_aa:Npun_R0571), which yields MNRFRNNPSKKDDPTSRGRRQLLAAGLGLVAAPVLSHGTNLAHAQQIGQGTPPGIDGQNANSPQRMTRRKLGSLEVSSVGLGVQNMSRTYQTTIPNRSEMINIIRTAFDRGVTFYDAAEAYGPHEVERILGEGVAPFRDKVVITSKFGWNIDLETGERRPGLNSRPDHIKLVVDGMLKRLRTDRIDLLYQHRVDPQVPIEDVAGAIRELMAQGKVLHWGLSEMGLNTLRRAHAVLPVSAVQNEYSMLWRGPEEGVIPLCQELGIGFVPWSPLGVGFLTGAIDATTRFAPGDIRGIESRFSSENLPHNLALVDLVKRWAVRKQATPAQISLSWLMAQKPWIVPIPGTTQMPHMIENIGAAAVQFTPAELAELNRSVSAIQIRGARLPDAVLVFSGAEAPPKN from the coding sequence ATGAATCGCTTTCGCAACAATCCCAGCAAAAAGGATGACCCGACATCGCGAGGTCGTCGTCAACTGCTTGCCGCTGGTCTGGGGCTAGTTGCAGCACCCGTACTTTCTCACGGCACTAACCTCGCACACGCCCAGCAAATCGGGCAGGGCACTCCACCGGGCATCGACGGACAAAACGCCAACAGCCCCCAGCGAATGACGCGCCGCAAGCTCGGCTCCCTGGAAGTCTCCAGCGTCGGTCTCGGCGTTCAAAACATGAGCCGCACCTATCAAACCACGATCCCCAATCGATCGGAGATGATCAACATCATTCGGACAGCCTTCGATCGGGGTGTCACCTTTTACGACGCGGCGGAGGCTTATGGACCTCATGAGGTGGAACGAATCCTCGGTGAAGGCGTGGCACCATTCCGAGACAAGGTTGTGATCACATCCAAGTTCGGATGGAACATCGATCTTGAAACGGGCGAGCGCCGTCCGGGACTGAACAGCCGCCCCGACCATATCAAATTGGTCGTTGACGGGATGCTCAAGCGCCTTCGCACCGATCGCATCGATCTCCTCTACCAGCACCGTGTCGATCCACAGGTGCCGATCGAGGATGTTGCCGGGGCGATCAGGGAACTGATGGCGCAAGGCAAGGTTCTGCACTGGGGACTGTCCGAAATGGGTTTGAACACATTGCGCCGTGCCCATGCCGTGCTGCCCGTTAGTGCCGTTCAGAATGAATATTCGATGCTGTGGCGTGGACCGGAAGAGGGGGTGATCCCGCTCTGCCAGGAATTGGGCATCGGCTTTGTCCCGTGGAGTCCGCTTGGCGTGGGATTTCTGACGGGTGCCATTGACGCAACTACGCGGTTCGCTCCCGGTGACATTCGCGGCATTGAGTCCCGGTTCTCGTCAGAGAATCTGCCCCACAACTTGGCGCTTGTTGACCTGGTGAAGAGATGGGCTGTGCGGAAACAAGCCACTCCCGCCCAAATCTCGCTCTCCTGGCTGATGGCACAGAAGCCGTGGATCGTGCCCATCCCTGGCACAACACAGATGCCGCACATGATCGAGAACATCGGCGCGGCTGCCGTTCAATTCACACCTGCCGAACTTGCCGAACTGAACCGCTCCGTTTCGGCAATCCAGATTCGTGGGGCACGCCTCCCAGACGCAGTGCTGGTCTTTTCGGGCGCAGAGGCTCCCCCGAAGAACTGA
- a CDS encoding alcohol dehydrogenase (similar to AA sequence:cyanobase_aa:sync_0822) — protein sequence MPAIPSVALNNGLEMPILGFGVFQVPDLEECERSVSDAIATGYRLLDTASSYGNEEAVGNAIQKSGVARDELFVTTKLWVQDASYEGAKQAFQRSVDKLKLDYLDLYLIHQPYGDVYGAWRAMQELYQAGRIKAIGVSNFYPDRLIDFIVHNEVAPAVNQIETHPFHQQIETQKFLQENSVQIEAWGPFAEGKNNIFHNDVLLSIAEKQGKSVAQVILRWLTQRGVVAIPKSVRKERMMENFSIFDFELNAEDMNAIATLDSKQSVFFDHRDPAMVKSIGTRKIHD from the coding sequence ATGCCAGCTATTCCATCCGTCGCATTAAACAACGGGCTAGAAATGCCCATTTTAGGGTTCGGTGTCTTTCAAGTGCCCGACCTTGAAGAATGCGAAAGAAGCGTTTCGGACGCGATCGCAACGGGCTACCGACTGCTAGATACGGCTTCTTCTTACGGCAACGAAGAGGCGGTGGGTAACGCGATCCAAAAAAGCGGTGTAGCGCGAGACGAGCTTTTCGTCACCACCAAACTGTGGGTTCAGGATGCCAGTTACGAAGGCGCGAAGCAGGCTTTTCAACGATCGGTGGACAAGCTGAAGCTAGATTACCTCGACTTATATTTGATTCATCAGCCTTATGGCGACGTTTATGGTGCGTGGCGGGCAATGCAAGAGTTGTATCAAGCTGGGCGCATCAAAGCGATCGGGGTCAGCAACTTCTACCCTGATCGACTCATAGACTTTATTGTTCACAACGAAGTTGCCCCAGCGGTTAACCAGATCGAGACGCACCCCTTCCACCAGCAGATTGAAACCCAGAAGTTCCTTCAGGAAAACAGCGTCCAGATTGAAGCTTGGGGACCGTTCGCCGAAGGCAAAAACAATATCTTTCACAACGATGTGCTGCTCTCCATTGCCGAAAAACAAGGTAAAAGCGTGGCTCAGGTGATCCTACGCTGGCTGACACAACGCGGCGTGGTGGCAATTCCTAAATCCGTTCGTAAAGAGCGCATGATGGAAAACTTCAGCATTTTCGACTTTGAATTGAATGCCGAAGATATGAATGCGATCGCAACGCTAGACAGTAAGCAAAGCGTCTTCTTCGACCACCGCGATCCGGCAATGGTGAAGTCGATCGGCACCCGAAAAATTCACGACTGA